A window from Chryseobacterium vaccae encodes these proteins:
- a CDS encoding M1 family metallopeptidase, translated as MALFFVIFNSGSQAQAQSLSKIESGVSYELAQSRKSTISEIKYELSLKIPENKTERISGTEVLYFNYKKQNDAPLQIDFKEDTSSMLSVSVNGQTVRPVLNNEHVIIDAQYLKSGSNRIDFTFLAGNGALNRRDGYLYALFVPDRARTMFPCFDQPNLKANYSLTLTIPEKWSALANGKLKKETIQQGQKTLQFDQSDLLPTYLFSFAAGDFKTAVQPIGQQESHLLYRETDSLKIKSSMDSIFTLYRNSLSYYEKWTGIKHPFQKHGMAAIPDFQFGGMEHPGVILLQNSTLFLDQNATQNELNNRSNLMAHEVAHLWFGDLVTMDWFNDVWTKEVFANFMADKSTGASSDKQIYDLKFLTTHFPAAYSVDRTLGANPIRQVLDNLQNAGMMYGPIIYNKAPIMMRQLELLTGEESFKKGVSEYLKKYEYSNATWPDLIAILDKHTPEDLQSWNKVWVNDPGRPVIDYDLKDKNNKIQRFIISQHPEYGKEQKTWPQEFQISLFYADKVDKVNVKLSGRQQEISELKGKTKPLFILQNSSGIGYGVFKTDKAVMTNFSLVKDPVSRASAYISLYENMLAGSGAVPLDLLHFYAGQLQQETTELNLRLIAGYISTIYWGFLSENIRLKESVNIENTLWKALHVQTAKNNKKILFDGYRNVFQSQQAYDALYAIWKSQTPPKDVSLNEDDFTNLALSLSLRNSNNGVLLDDQLTRIKNPDRVNRFKIIMKAASSDQKIRDDFFNSLMEKQNRTNESAVGAALSYLHHPLRQKTSVNYLLKSLEVLQEIQKTGDIFFPDNWLRSTFSNYQNPKALEMVNQFLLHNPNYNAILKNKILQAADNLKRAQTLVK; from the coding sequence TTGGCATTATTTTTTGTCATTTTCAATAGTGGCAGTCAGGCACAGGCACAGTCTTTATCTAAGATTGAATCAGGTGTGTCATATGAATTGGCCCAATCAAGAAAAAGTACAATAAGTGAGATTAAATATGAGCTTAGTCTGAAAATTCCGGAAAATAAAACAGAAAGGATTTCCGGAACAGAAGTTCTGTATTTTAACTATAAAAAGCAGAATGATGCTCCGCTACAGATTGATTTTAAAGAAGATACTTCTTCTATGCTCTCAGTATCTGTCAATGGACAAACGGTAAGACCTGTTCTGAACAATGAGCATGTCATTATTGATGCCCAATATCTGAAATCAGGATCTAACCGCATTGATTTTACTTTTCTTGCCGGAAATGGTGCTCTGAACAGGCGTGATGGCTATCTTTATGCATTATTTGTACCGGATCGGGCACGAACCATGTTTCCGTGTTTTGATCAGCCCAACCTCAAAGCCAATTATTCTTTAACCCTGACGATTCCTGAGAAATGGAGTGCACTTGCCAATGGAAAACTAAAGAAAGAAACCATACAACAAGGGCAGAAGACTTTGCAGTTTGATCAGTCCGACCTGCTTCCTACCTATCTGTTTTCTTTTGCCGCCGGAGATTTTAAGACAGCTGTACAACCAATCGGTCAGCAGGAATCCCATCTTTTATACCGTGAAACAGATTCTTTGAAAATTAAGAGCAGTATGGATTCTATTTTCACCCTATACCGAAACTCTCTGTCTTATTATGAAAAATGGACAGGCATTAAGCATCCTTTTCAAAAGCATGGAATGGCTGCTATTCCTGATTTCCAGTTTGGGGGAATGGAACATCCGGGTGTGATCTTACTTCAGAACTCAACATTGTTTTTAGATCAGAATGCTACGCAAAATGAATTAAATAACCGCTCGAATCTTATGGCTCATGAAGTGGCTCATCTCTGGTTCGGAGATCTGGTTACGATGGACTGGTTCAATGATGTATGGACGAAGGAGGTTTTTGCTAATTTTATGGCAGATAAGAGTACCGGAGCTTCTTCTGACAAACAGATTTATGATCTGAAATTTTTAACGACCCACTTTCCGGCAGCCTATTCCGTAGATCGTACTTTGGGAGCCAATCCCATCCGACAGGTTCTGGATAATCTGCAGAATGCCGGAATGATGTACGGACCTATCATCTACAATAAAGCGCCCATCATGATGCGCCAATTGGAATTGCTGACTGGAGAAGAAAGCTTTAAAAAAGGAGTAAGTGAATATCTTAAAAAATATGAGTACAGCAATGCAACATGGCCCGATCTTATTGCCATTTTAGATAAACACACTCCTGAAGACTTACAAAGCTGGAATAAAGTATGGGTGAACGACCCGGGACGACCTGTCATTGATTATGATCTGAAAGATAAAAATAATAAAATTCAACGCTTTATTATTTCTCAGCATCCCGAATATGGTAAGGAACAAAAAACCTGGCCGCAGGAATTTCAGATAAGCTTATTTTATGCGGATAAGGTTGATAAAGTAAACGTAAAGCTATCCGGAAGACAACAGGAGATTTCAGAATTAAAAGGGAAAACGAAGCCGCTTTTTATCCTGCAAAACTCTTCAGGAATAGGGTATGGGGTATTCAAAACAGATAAAGCTGTAATGACTAACTTTTCTTTGGTGAAAGACCCTGTCAGCCGTGCCAGTGCTTATATTTCGTTATATGAAAATATGCTGGCCGGTTCGGGAGCTGTGCCGCTGGATTTATTACATTTTTATGCCGGACAGTTGCAGCAGGAAACTACAGAGCTGAATCTCCGGCTTATTGCAGGCTATATTTCTACCATTTATTGGGGATTCTTATCTGAAAATATAAGATTAAAAGAATCTGTAAATATAGAAAATACATTATGGAAGGCATTACATGTACAGACCGCAAAAAATAATAAGAAAATTCTATTCGATGGTTACCGGAATGTTTTCCAGTCTCAGCAGGCTTATGATGCTCTGTATGCCATCTGGAAATCACAGACCCCGCCAAAAGATGTGTCCCTTAATGAAGACGATTTTACGAATCTTGCCCTCTCATTATCCCTACGGAACAGTAATAATGGTGTTTTGCTTGATGATCAGCTGACAAGAATTAAGAATCCGGACCGGGTGAACCGTTTTAAAATTATTATGAAGGCAGCTTCCTCGGATCAGAAAATACGTGATGATTTTTTCAACAGTCTTATGGAAAAACAAAACAGAACGAATGAATCTGCTGTTGGGGCAGCCTTAAGCTACTTACATCATCCGTTAAGGCAGAAAACTTCTGTAAATTATCTTCTTAAATCCTTGGAGGTATTGCAGGAAATACAAAAGACAGGAGACATTTTCTTTCCGGATAACTGGCTTCGTTCAACATTCAGCAATTATCAGAATCCGAAAGCACTTGAAATGGTCAATCAGTTTCTCTTACACAACCCTAATTATAATGCGATCCTGAAGAATAAAATTTTACAGGCAGCCGATAACCTGAAAAGAGCTCAGACCCTGGTGAAATAA